A DNA window from Novosphingobium sp. RL4 contains the following coding sequences:
- the guaA gene encoding glutamine-hydrolyzing GMP synthase: MTTSTPGQSPTQTSDSILIVDFGSQVTQLIARRVREAGVYSEIAPFNAAKEAFARMNPAGVILSGSPASVLDANGPRIPDEILDSGLPMLGICYGQQSLMHQLGGEVLSGDSGEFGRAFIEIGDDCALFDGLWAKGESHQVWMSHGDKVTSLAPGFRPVASSAGAPFAVIANDEKRIYAMQFHPEVVHTPDGGKLLKNFVRHVCGLAGDWTMAEFRKTKIEEIRAQVGEGRVICGLSGGVDSAVAALLIHEAIGDQLTCVFVDGGVLRMGEAEQVVSLFRGHYNIPLVHVDASTLFLKGLEGVTDPEAKRKFIGKTFIDVFEDEAKKIGGAQFLAQGTLYPDVIESVSFTGGPSVTIKSHHNVGGLPERMNMQLVEPLRELFKDEVRVLGRELGLPEIFVGRHPFPGPGLAIRIPGEVTRERCDILRKADAIYLEEIRNAGLYDAIWQAFAVLLPVKTVGVMGDGRTYDSVCGLRAVTSTDGMTADIYPFDAAFLSRVATRIINEVKGINRVVYDYTSKPPGTIEWE; encoded by the coding sequence ATGACTACTTCGACTCCTGGCCAGAGCCCTACCCAGACGTCCGATTCCATCCTGATCGTCGATTTCGGCAGTCAGGTCACGCAGCTCATCGCTCGCCGCGTGCGGGAAGCCGGCGTCTATTCCGAAATCGCCCCGTTCAACGCCGCGAAGGAAGCCTTCGCCCGCATGAACCCTGCCGGCGTGATCCTTTCCGGATCGCCAGCGTCGGTGCTGGACGCGAACGGTCCCCGCATTCCTGACGAAATCCTCGATAGCGGCCTGCCGATGCTGGGCATCTGCTACGGCCAGCAGTCGCTGATGCATCAGCTTGGCGGCGAAGTGCTGTCGGGAGATTCGGGTGAGTTCGGCCGCGCCTTCATCGAGATCGGTGACGATTGCGCGCTGTTCGACGGGCTCTGGGCCAAGGGGGAAAGCCATCAGGTCTGGATGAGCCACGGCGACAAGGTGACCAGCCTCGCTCCCGGCTTCCGCCCGGTGGCATCGAGCGCCGGCGCGCCCTTCGCGGTGATCGCCAACGACGAGAAGCGCATCTACGCGATGCAGTTCCACCCCGAAGTCGTGCACACGCCCGACGGCGGCAAGCTGCTCAAGAACTTCGTCCGTCACGTCTGCGGCCTTGCCGGCGACTGGACCATGGCCGAGTTCCGCAAGACCAAGATCGAGGAAATCCGCGCGCAGGTCGGCGAAGGTCGCGTGATCTGCGGCCTGTCGGGCGGCGTCGATTCGGCGGTTGCGGCGCTGCTGATCCACGAGGCGATCGGCGACCAGCTCACTTGCGTCTTCGTTGACGGCGGCGTGCTGCGCATGGGCGAGGCCGAGCAGGTCGTCAGCCTGTTCCGCGGCCACTACAACATCCCGCTGGTACACGTCGATGCCTCGACCCTGTTCCTCAAGGGTCTTGAAGGCGTCACCGACCCTGAAGCCAAGCGCAAGTTCATCGGCAAGACCTTCATCGACGTCTTCGAGGACGAAGCGAAGAAGATCGGCGGCGCCCAGTTCCTGGCGCAGGGCACGCTCTATCCGGACGTGATCGAATCGGTCTCGTTCACCGGCGGTCCCTCGGTGACGATCAAGAGCCACCACAACGTCGGCGGCCTGCCCGAGCGCATGAACATGCAGCTCGTCGAGCCGCTGCGCGAACTGTTCAAGGACGAGGTCCGCGTGCTCGGCCGCGAACTCGGCCTGCCCGAGATCTTCGTGGGCCGCCATCCGTTCCCCGGACCGGGCCTGGCGATCCGTATCCCTGGCGAAGTGACCCGCGAACGCTGCGACATCCTGCGCAAGGCCGATGCGATCTACCTCGAGGAAATCCGCAACGCGGGTCTCTATGACGCGATCTGGCAGGCTTTCGCGGTGCTGCTGCCGGTCAAGACCGTGGGTGTCATGGGCGACGGCCGCACCTACGACAGCGTCTGCGGCCTGCGCGCCGTCACCTCGACTGACGGCATGACCGCGGACATCTACCCGTTCGACGCCGCCTTCCTGTCGCGCGTCGCGACCCGCATCATCAACGAGGTCAAGGGCATCAACCGCGTGGTCTACGACTACACCTCGAAGCCGCCGGGCACGATCGAGTGGGAGTGA
- a CDS encoding ABC transporter ATP-binding protein, with protein MTSTTSAAISIRDLKKRYAPAGSGEGKLALKGVSFDVPEGGIFGLLGPNGAGKSTLINIMAGLVRKTSGTIDIWGFDIDRHQRNAKRSIGIVPQEIVFDPFFTPFEVLENQAGLYGITKALRRSEELLRAVHLSDKRDAYARTLSGGMKRRLLIAKALVHQPPVLVLDEPTAGVDVELRRQLWELVSELNREGATIVLTTHYLEEAEELCDRIAIINHGELIANKPTRELVGMAREKILVLTFDRDVTALPTHPGFLKSEKIGERVLQVTYDKDRSNAGEILSAVQAQGFAIVDVTTREADLEDVFVSLTSAVAA; from the coding sequence ATGACCAGCACGACCTCTGCCGCCATCTCGATCCGCGACCTCAAGAAGCGCTATGCGCCCGCCGGCAGCGGCGAGGGCAAGCTGGCGCTCAAGGGCGTGTCGTTCGACGTGCCCGAGGGCGGCATCTTCGGGCTGCTCGGCCCGAACGGGGCGGGCAAGTCGACGCTCATCAACATCATGGCGGGCCTCGTCCGCAAGACTTCGGGCACGATCGACATCTGGGGCTTCGATATCGACAGGCACCAGCGCAACGCAAAGCGTTCGATCGGCATCGTGCCGCAGGAAATCGTGTTCGACCCGTTCTTCACGCCGTTCGAGGTGCTGGAGAATCAGGCCGGGCTCTACGGCATCACCAAGGCGCTTCGCCGTTCGGAAGAGCTGCTGCGGGCGGTCCATCTTTCCGACAAGCGCGATGCTTACGCCCGCACCCTTTCGGGCGGCATGAAGCGTCGTCTGCTGATCGCCAAGGCGCTGGTCCACCAGCCGCCGGTGCTCGTGCTCGACGAGCCGACCGCAGGTGTCGACGTCGAACTGCGCCGCCAGCTCTGGGAACTGGTCAGCGAACTGAACCGCGAAGGCGCGACGATCGTGCTGACCACGCACTACCTCGAGGAAGCCGAGGAACTGTGCGACCGTATCGCCATCATCAATCATGGCGAACTGATCGCCAACAAGCCGACTCGCGAACTGGTCGGCATGGCACGCGAGAAGATCCTCGTCCTCACCTTCGACCGCGACGTGACCGCGTTGCCCACCCATCCCGGTTTCCTCAAGTCGGAAAAGATCGGCGAACGGGTCCTGCAGGTCACTTACGACAAGGACCGCAGCAATGCCGGGGAAATCCTGTCGGCCGTGCAGGCGCAGGGCTTCGCCATCGTTGACGTGACCACGCGCGAGGCGGATCTGGAGGACGTGTTCGTCAGCCTCACGAGTGCCGTGGCGGCCTGA
- a CDS encoding zinc-finger domain-containing protein produces MSTQPETVFTDSHRVSCDGATDIRATGNYAPAALGHPRVWLEIDEKGYVDCGYCDRHFVLKGGPADQQAA; encoded by the coding sequence ATGAGCACGCAGCCCGAAACCGTCTTCACCGATTCCCACCGCGTTTCCTGCGACGGGGCCACTGACATCCGCGCCACGGGGAATTACGCCCCCGCCGCCCTCGGCCACCCCCGCGTGTGGCTGGAGATCGACGAGAAAGGCTACGTCGATTGCGGCTACTGTGACCGTCATTTTGTCCTCAAGGGCGGCCCGGCCGACCAGCAGGCAGCCTGA
- the tldD gene encoding metalloprotease TldD translates to MTMTDPRSLLYRQLSPEDAQALAAETLRNCEDGELYMQFMATEAFGFDDGRLKTADYSRDAGFGLRGVTGEMTGFAHANEISPAAIRRAGETLQLLDPATGTIRPAAPQKSNRHLYTDVSPLDLVPFEAKVKLLETIDAAARARDPRVSQVSASLTGQWSVIEIVRPDGFIATDVRPLVRLSVSIVAESNGRRETGSFGMGGRHLYDSLFDPANWNRAIDTALSQALVNLESVDAPAGEMAVLMAPGWPGVILHEAVGHGLEGDFNRKGTSAFSGRIGERVAAPGVTIVDDGSIADRRGSLSIDDEGTPTQETVLIEDGILKGYMQDRMNARLMGVQSTGNGRRENYAHAPQVRMTNTFMKAGNDDPAELLSRMKSGIFVKSMGGGQVDIVSGKFVFSCNEAYKVENGKLGAPIKGATLIGDGPSVLTRVTGIGNDLELDRGVGICGKGGQSVPAGVGQPTLLIEGITVGGTA, encoded by the coding sequence ATGACCATGACCGACCCGCGCTCGCTCCTCTATCGCCAGCTTTCGCCCGAGGATGCACAGGCACTCGCCGCCGAAACCCTGCGCAATTGCGAGGACGGCGAACTCTACATGCAGTTCATGGCCACCGAAGCCTTCGGCTTCGATGACGGCCGCCTGAAGACGGCGGATTATTCGCGCGATGCCGGTTTCGGCCTGCGCGGCGTAACCGGCGAGATGACCGGCTTCGCGCATGCGAACGAGATTTCCCCCGCCGCCATCCGCCGTGCGGGCGAGACCCTGCAACTGCTGGACCCCGCCACCGGCACGATCCGTCCGGCAGCGCCGCAGAAAAGCAACCGCCACCTCTATACCGACGTCTCGCCGCTCGATCTCGTGCCCTTCGAGGCCAAGGTAAAGCTGCTGGAGACCATCGACGCCGCCGCCCGCGCCCGCGATCCGCGCGTCTCGCAGGTCAGCGCAAGCCTGACCGGGCAGTGGTCGGTAATCGAGATCGTGCGGCCTGACGGCTTCATCGCCACCGACGTGCGCCCGCTGGTACGCCTGAGCGTGTCGATCGTCGCGGAAAGCAACGGCCGCCGCGAAACGGGATCGTTCGGCATGGGCGGCCGCCATCTCTACGATTCGCTGTTCGACCCTGCGAACTGGAACCGGGCTATCGACACCGCGCTCAGCCAGGCGCTCGTCAACCTGGAGAGCGTGGACGCTCCCGCCGGGGAAATGGCCGTGCTGATGGCCCCCGGCTGGCCCGGCGTGATCCTCCACGAAGCCGTCGGCCACGGGCTTGAGGGTGACTTCAACCGCAAGGGAACTTCCGCCTTCTCCGGCCGCATCGGCGAACGCGTGGCAGCTCCCGGCGTCACCATCGTCGACGATGGCTCGATCGCGGACCGGCGCGGCTCGCTCTCCATCGACGACGAAGGCACCCCCACGCAGGAAACCGTGCTGATCGAGGACGGCATCCTCAAAGGCTACATGCAGGATCGCATGAACGCCCGCCTGATGGGCGTGCAATCGACCGGTAACGGCCGCCGCGAGAACTATGCCCACGCGCCCCAGGTCCGCATGACGAACACCTTCATGAAAGCGGGCAACGACGATCCGGCCGAATTGCTCTCCCGCATGAAGAGCGGCATCTTCGTGAAATCGATGGGCGGCGGCCAGGTCGATATCGTCTCGGGCAAGTTCGTGTTCTCGTGCAACGAGGCCTACAAGGTTGAGAACGGCAAGCTCGGCGCGCCGATCAAGGGCGCCACGCTGATCGGTGACGGCCCGTCGGTCCTCACGCGCGTCACCGGCATCGGCAACGATCTCGAACTCGATCGCGGCGTCGGCATCTGCGGCAAGGGCGGACAAAGCGTTCCGGCCGGCGTCGGCCAGCCGACCCTGCTGATCGAGGGCATTACCGTGGGTGGGACTGCCTGA
- a CDS encoding FMN-dependent NADH-azoreductase — translation MKLLHLDSSILGENSVSRAVSAEIVATLTKADPSLEVTYHDLAAEALPHLTLDVLGNPDGTPELAEFLAADVVVIGAGMYNFTIPSQLKAWFDRVLVAGKTFQYTAEGPQGLAGGKKVYVALSRGGYYGEGQPGAAVEHAESYLRAVLGFVGISDPIFVLAEGIAIGPEVREKAVADALAEAGALAVPA, via the coding sequence ATGAAGCTTCTCCATCTCGATTCCAGCATTCTTGGCGAAAACTCGGTCAGCCGCGCCGTTTCGGCGGAGATCGTCGCCACCCTGACCAAGGCCGATCCCTCGCTCGAAGTCACTTACCACGACCTCGCCGCCGAGGCCCTGCCGCACCTGACGCTCGACGTGCTCGGCAACCCCGACGGTACTCCCGAACTCGCGGAATTCCTGGCCGCCGACGTCGTCGTGATCGGCGCGGGCATGTACAACTTCACCATTCCCAGCCAGCTCAAGGCCTGGTTCGACCGCGTCCTCGTGGCCGGCAAGACCTTCCAGTACACCGCCGAAGGTCCGCAGGGTCTCGCTGGCGGCAAGAAGGTCTATGTCGCCCTGTCGCGCGGCGGCTACTACGGTGAAGGCCAGCCCGGCGCCGCTGTCGAACATGCCGAAAGCTACCTGCGCGCCGTGCTCGGCTTCGTGGGCATCAGCGATCCGATCTTCGTGCTTGCCGAAGGCATCGCCATCGGTCCGGAAGTCCGCGAAAAGGCCGTTGCCGATGCCTTGGCCGAAGCCGGTGCGCTCGCCGTACCCGCCTGA
- a CDS encoding winged helix-turn-helix transcriptional regulator: MEMTTFDAAEQAAEQIAESPPETGPAIVHSASACRVIGDILSRVGDKWSMLVVMTLLEGDLHFNELKRAINGISQQMLSRTLRALERDGLVVRTVHASVPVRVEYSLSDLGRSLSQPVQALGSWAFANRPAIEASRSVFDERSDA; the protein is encoded by the coding sequence ATGGAGATGACCACCTTCGACGCGGCGGAACAGGCGGCGGAACAGATTGCGGAAAGCCCGCCCGAAACCGGACCGGCCATCGTACACTCGGCAAGTGCATGCCGGGTTATCGGCGATATTCTCAGCCGCGTGGGCGACAAGTGGTCGATGCTGGTCGTGATGACCCTGCTGGAGGGCGACCTGCATTTCAACGAGTTGAAGCGCGCGATCAACGGGATCTCGCAGCAGATGCTTTCCCGAACCTTGCGCGCCCTGGAGCGGGACGGACTGGTGGTGCGCACCGTTCACGCCAGCGTGCCGGTTCGTGTCGAATATTCCCTCAGCGACCTTGGCCGTTCGCTTTCGCAGCCGGTGCAGGCACTGGGCTCATGGGCTTTTGCCAACCGCCCTGCGATCGAGGCCAGCCGTTCGGTCTTCGATGAGCGCAGCGACGCCTGA
- a CDS encoding methylated-DNA--[protein]-cysteine S-methyltransferase, whose product MPLLRNKMPSPVGELTLIAGDRGLAAILWENDDPSRVRLGDIADSESHPILDEAKAQLADYFAGKRQSFDLPLDFRGTDFQKSVWAQLLLIPFGETRSYGEIAVALGRPSASRAVGAANGRNPISIVAPCHRVVGANGTLTGFAGGLEAKAFLLRLEGRGFLL is encoded by the coding sequence ATGCCGCTGCTCCGAAACAAGATGCCCTCTCCCGTCGGTGAGCTCACGCTGATTGCCGGAGACCGGGGCCTTGCAGCGATCCTCTGGGAGAACGACGACCCCAGCCGGGTGCGACTTGGCGACATCGCGGATTCGGAAAGCCATCCGATCCTGGACGAAGCCAAGGCACAGCTTGCCGACTACTTCGCCGGGAAGCGACAATCGTTCGACCTCCCCCTCGACTTTCGCGGCACCGATTTCCAGAAGAGCGTCTGGGCCCAGCTTCTCCTGATCCCCTTCGGCGAAACGCGCAGCTACGGCGAGATCGCCGTGGCCCTTGGCCGCCCCAGTGCAAGCCGCGCCGTGGGCGCCGCGAACGGCCGCAACCCCATCTCGATTGTCGCGCCCTGCCACCGGGTAGTCGGCGCGAACGGCACCCTCACCGGGTTCGCGGGCGGGCTGGAAGCAAAAGCCTTCCTGCTCCGCCTCGAAGGCCGCGGCTTCCTGCTCTGA
- a CDS encoding cytochrome P450: MATTPEAGIAERDYFTDHAVLLDPYDYFESLRARGAVTQMPGRDVLIVTGFAEAVEVLLNTRDFSSWLNPDPLAPLPFEPEGDDISAQLAAHPSGEMELLVSYDGNRHAAARSLLNPLFTPSRLRANGEFMRGYAEDMVRGLVERGGCELVAEVATPFVTMVIADLLGVPAQDREAFRALIDSAPPPGNMDAADDGQSIHPLLAMAGYFARYIAERRAVPQDDVMTEMALARYPDGSTPDAMEVVKSAMFLFAAGQDTSAKLIGNALRRLAEDQPLQQRLREDRSLIGPFLEEVLRIEGSTKATFRIASRRTTLAGVEIPAGQRLVISLAAANRDPRRWDEPERFVIGRPRIKEHVAFGRGAHTCAGAPLARAEVSVLLDRLLEQTRSITLDEEHHGPAEARRIAYEPSYIIRGLAALHLKLE, translated from the coding sequence ATGGCAACCACCCCCGAGGCCGGCATCGCGGAACGCGACTATTTCACCGACCATGCCGTCTTGCTGGACCCCTACGATTATTTCGAAAGCCTGCGCGCGCGGGGCGCGGTCACGCAGATGCCGGGCCGCGACGTGCTGATCGTGACGGGTTTCGCCGAAGCCGTGGAAGTGCTCCTGAACACCCGCGATTTCTCGTCATGGCTCAACCCCGATCCGCTGGCGCCGCTCCCTTTCGAACCCGAAGGTGACGACATTTCGGCGCAGCTTGCGGCCCATCCCAGCGGGGAGATGGAACTGCTGGTATCCTATGACGGAAACCGGCACGCAGCGGCGCGGTCCTTGCTCAACCCGCTGTTCACGCCTTCGCGGCTACGCGCGAACGGCGAATTCATGCGCGGCTATGCCGAAGACATGGTGCGCGGCCTTGTCGAACGTGGCGGCTGCGAACTGGTGGCCGAAGTGGCGACGCCCTTCGTCACCATGGTCATCGCCGACTTGCTGGGCGTTCCCGCGCAGGACCGCGAGGCCTTCCGCGCGCTCATCGATTCCGCGCCGCCGCCGGGCAACATGGATGCCGCCGACGATGGCCAGAGCATTCATCCCCTGTTGGCGATGGCCGGCTACTTCGCCCGCTACATCGCGGAACGCCGCGCCGTTCCGCAGGACGACGTGATGACGGAAATGGCGCTTGCCCGCTATCCCGATGGATCGACGCCGGACGCGATGGAAGTGGTCAAGTCCGCCATGTTCCTGTTCGCGGCCGGACAGGACACCAGCGCCAAACTGATCGGCAATGCCCTGCGCCGCCTTGCCGAGGACCAGCCACTCCAGCAGCGCCTGCGGGAGGATCGCAGCCTGATCGGCCCGTTCCTGGAAGAAGTCCTGCGCATAGAAGGTTCGACCAAGGCCACCTTCCGCATCGCCTCGCGCCGAACGACGCTGGCGGGCGTGGAGATCCCCGCCGGTCAGCGCCTCGTCATCTCGCTCGCGGCGGCCAATCGCGACCCGCGCCGCTGGGATGAACCCGAGCGGTTCGTGATCGGGCGGCCGCGCATCAAGGAACATGTCGCTTTCGGCCGCGGTGCCCACACTTGCGCCGGCGCGCCGCTGGCCCGCGCCGAAGTCTCGGTCCTGCTCGACCGGCTGCTCGAACAGACCCGCAGCATCACCCTGGACGAAGAGCATCACGGCCCCGCCGAAGCGCGCCGCATCGCCTATGAGCCCAGCTACATCATCCGGGGGCTTGCCGCCCTGCACCTCAAGCTGGAATAG
- a CDS encoding DoxX family protein — MRRYIPRWLLAFFYLAAGILHLVLPAPFVSIVPGWVPAPATTVSLTGVAEILGAAGLLQPFSNGLRKAAGWGLAAYALCVWPANAQHMLIDLANPGHGLGLAYHIPRLALQPVLIWWALWASEAAHWPRRRH; from the coding sequence TTGCGGCGATACATCCCGCGGTGGCTGCTGGCATTCTTCTACCTGGCCGCAGGCATTCTCCACCTTGTCCTTCCCGCGCCGTTTGTCTCGATCGTTCCGGGATGGGTACCCGCCCCCGCCACAACCGTCTCGCTGACCGGCGTGGCGGAAATCCTCGGCGCGGCGGGATTGCTCCAGCCCTTCTCAAACGGTTTGCGCAAAGCCGCCGGCTGGGGCCTGGCCGCTTACGCCCTCTGCGTCTGGCCCGCCAACGCCCAGCATATGCTTATCGATCTGGCAAACCCCGGCCACGGCCTGGGCCTCGCCTATCATATCCCGCGCCTCGCCTTGCAGCCGGTACTGATCTGGTGGGCTCTGTGGGCGAGCGAGGCGGCGCACTGGCCGCGGCGGCGGCACTGA
- the gyrB gene encoding DNA topoisomerase (ATP-hydrolyzing) subunit B, whose product MASTEDSTPGTGPDNGKNQNSYGADSIKVLKGLDAVRKRPGMYIGDTDDGSGLHHMVFEVSDNAIDEALAGHCDLVLIELNADGSVSVEDNGRGIPTGIHAEEGVSAAEVIMTQLHAGGKFENTSDDNAYKVSGGLHGVGVSVVNALSEWLELTIWREGKEHWMKFAHGDAVNPLEVRGTAPKVADNADDNGFKKGTRVTFLASTDTFKNVTEFDFDKLEHRYRELAFLNSGVRIKLRDNRHEQPLEHDLYYEGGIGAFVKYLDRNKQALMPEPIAIGADKDGIGMEVALEWNDSYYENVLCFTNNIPQRDGGTHLAAFRAALTRTLNGYAERSGLLKKEKVSLSGDDMREGLTAIVSVKLPDPKFSSQTKDKLVSSEVRQPLESLMADKMSEWLEENPGHAKTIIQKVIDAAAAREAAKRARELTRRKGAMDIASLPGKLADCQERDPSKCELFLVEGDSAGGSAKQGRDRKTQAILPLKGKILNVERARFDRIISSKEVGTLIQAMGTGIRDDFNLEKLRYHKIVIMTDADVDGAHIRTLLLTFFHRQMPDIIRSGHLFIAQPPLYKVAKGRSEVYLKDNPALDRYLVEAGLAGRVLETEGGARMGADLEALVEHAIRMRNLMAFVPRRFDPVIIEALAIAGAFAPDLSPADRTNALNRSTQWLDLGDPEAKWTARLTEDGNLEIERLWRGVTDHHKIEAGFLASAEARKLAKLAVENAEVYSATARLVRASAAAVEAETTDGEEETPTARPVAGGDIISRPSQLLEAVLAAGRKGLSIQRYKGLGEMNAEQLWETTLDPENRALLQVKVEDADVTDEIFTRLMGDVVEPRRDFIQENALNVANLDV is encoded by the coding sequence ATGGCAAGCACCGAAGACAGCACGCCCGGCACCGGGCCCGACAACGGCAAGAACCAGAACAGCTACGGCGCTGACTCGATCAAGGTCCTCAAGGGGCTGGATGCGGTACGCAAGCGGCCGGGCATGTACATCGGCGATACCGACGATGGTTCGGGCCTGCATCACATGGTCTTCGAAGTCTCGGACAACGCCATCGACGAGGCACTGGCAGGTCACTGCGACCTCGTGCTGATCGAACTCAACGCCGACGGCTCCGTCTCGGTGGAAGACAACGGACGCGGCATCCCCACCGGCATCCATGCCGAGGAAGGCGTCTCCGCCGCCGAGGTCATCATGACCCAGCTCCACGCGGGCGGAAAGTTCGAGAACACCTCGGACGACAATGCCTACAAGGTTTCCGGCGGCCTCCACGGCGTGGGCGTCTCGGTGGTCAATGCCCTGTCCGAATGGCTGGAACTCACGATCTGGCGCGAGGGCAAGGAACACTGGATGAAGTTCGCCCACGGCGATGCCGTGAACCCGCTGGAAGTGCGGGGCACCGCACCGAAGGTTGCGGACAATGCGGACGACAACGGCTTCAAGAAGGGCACCCGCGTGACCTTCCTCGCCTCGACCGACACGTTCAAGAACGTCACCGAATTCGATTTCGACAAGCTCGAGCACCGCTACCGCGAACTCGCGTTCCTCAATTCCGGCGTGCGCATCAAGCTGCGCGACAACCGCCATGAGCAACCGCTGGAGCATGACCTCTACTACGAAGGCGGCATCGGCGCCTTCGTGAAATACCTCGACCGCAACAAGCAGGCGCTCATGCCCGAACCGATCGCGATCGGCGCGGACAAGGACGGCATCGGCATGGAAGTCGCGCTCGAGTGGAACGATTCCTACTACGAGAACGTGCTGTGCTTCACGAACAACATTCCGCAGCGTGACGGCGGCACCCACCTGGCCGCGTTCCGCGCGGCGCTGACCCGCACGCTCAACGGCTATGCCGAGCGTTCGGGCCTGCTCAAGAAGGAAAAGGTCTCGCTCTCGGGCGACGACATGCGCGAAGGCCTGACCGCGATCGTCTCGGTCAAGCTGCCCGATCCCAAGTTCTCCTCGCAGACCAAGGACAAGCTGGTCTCCTCGGAAGTGCGCCAGCCGCTCGAATCGCTGATGGCCGACAAGATGAGCGAATGGCTGGAGGAAAACCCCGGCCACGCCAAGACCATCATCCAGAAGGTGATCGACGCCGCCGCCGCGCGCGAAGCTGCCAAGCGCGCCCGCGAACTGACGCGCCGCAAGGGTGCGATGGACATCGCCTCGCTGCCCGGCAAGCTGGCGGACTGCCAGGAGCGCGATCCCAGCAAGTGCGAACTGTTCCTGGTCGAGGGTGACTCGGCAGGTGGCAGCGCCAAGCAGGGCCGCGACCGCAAGACCCAGGCGATCCTGCCGCTCAAGGGCAAGATCCTCAACGTGGAGCGCGCGCGGTTCGACCGCATCATCTCCTCGAAGGAGGTCGGCACGCTGATCCAGGCCATGGGCACGGGCATCCGCGACGACTTCAACCTTGAGAAGCTGCGCTACCACAAGATCGTCATCATGACCGACGCAGACGTCGACGGTGCGCATATCCGCACCCTGCTGCTGACGTTCTTCCATCGCCAGATGCCGGACATCATCCGTTCCGGGCACCTCTTCATCGCCCAGCCGCCACTCTACAAGGTCGCCAAGGGACGCTCGGAAGTCTACCTCAAGGACAATCCCGCGCTCGATCGCTACCTTGTCGAGGCGGGCCTTGCCGGCCGCGTGCTGGAAACCGAAGGCGGCGCGCGCATGGGCGCGGACCTCGAGGCGCTGGTCGAACATGCGATCCGCATGCGCAACCTCATGGCTTTCGTTCCCCGACGCTTCGATCCCGTCATCATCGAAGCCCTGGCGATCGCCGGCGCATTCGCACCTGATCTCTCGCCGGCGGACCGCACCAACGCGCTCAACCGCTCGACCCAGTGGCTCGACCTCGGCGATCCCGAGGCGAAGTGGACCGCCCGCCTCACCGAGGACGGCAATCTCGAGATCGAGCGCCTCTGGCGCGGCGTCACCGATCACCACAAGATCGAAGCAGGCTTCCTTGCCAGCGCCGAAGCCCGCAAGCTCGCCAAGCTCGCGGTGGAGAACGCCGAAGTCTATTCCGCCACCGCCCGCCTCGTTCGCGCCAGTGCGGCAGCGGTCGAAGCCGAAACCACCGATGGCGAGGAGGAAACCCCCACCGCCCGTCCGGTGGCTGGCGGCGATATCATCAGCCGCCCTTCGCAGCTTCTCGAAGCCGTGCTCGCCGCGGGCCGCAAGGGCCTCTCGATCCAGCGCTACAAGGGCCTGGGCGAAATGAACGCGGAGCAGCTCTGGGAAACCACGCTGGACCCGGAAAACCGCGCCCTGCTCCAGGTCAAGGTCGAGGATGCAGACGTCACCGACGAGATCTTCACCCGCCTGATGGGTGACGTGGTGGAACCGCGCCGCGACTTCATTCAGGAAAATGCGCTGAACGTCGCCAACCTCGACGTGTGA